The Streptomyces sp. NBC_01244 genome contains a region encoding:
- a CDS encoding SpoIIE family protein phosphatase, with product MRSLKGNRPRSVARQVFVLQVAVVVLLAAGAVLALVLQSRHDIDREARSRSVAVAETFARSLGLQEALRSPDPSAILQPLAESTRKATGVDFIVVMDTEGIRYTHPLPDRIGKRFVGTIAPSLAGRVYTESVDGPLGNEIQAVVPVVDGDGRVVALVSAGLTVKSVTGVVHRQLPVILGVSAAGLALATGGAALISRRLRRQTHGLGPLEMTRMYEHHDAVLHAVREGVLITDGAGRLLLANDEAKRLLRLAPDAEGALIRDLPGLDRQVSELLLSRREATDEVHEAGDRLLVISQRPTRPGGGPEGAAVTIRDSTEMRVLSARADAAHRRLKLLYDAGTGIGTTLDVERTAQELADVAVPRFADFVTVDLAESVLHGDEPTPDAELRRTGVSGIRDDAPLYPRGRLIDFLPSTPQARGFTSGRAEVVPDLADAPGWQAQDPQRTRKIVEFGIHSLITAPLTARGVTLGVANFWRSRKPEPFNDEDLSLAEELVARAGVTIDNARRYTREHALAVTLQHSLLPRELPEQTAVEVAHYYLPAHSGVGGDWFDVIPLPGSRVALVVGDVVGHGLRAAATMGQLRTAVLNFSSLDLPPDELLARLDDLVQYIDQSGEGVGTDGELIGATCLYAVYDAVTQRCTMARAGHVPPFVVRPDGSAQMPDLPPGAPLGLGGFPFESAELDLSEGSQLVLYTDGLIETPGRDIDEGLELLRSALSHAGPGPHETCRAVLKGVMPVRPKDDVAVLIAQTHALAADRIADWEVPFEPTAVGGVRARAVEKLEEWGLSELAFGTELVLSELVTNAIRHGGAPVRVRLLNDGRLLTCEVSDGSSTSPHLRYAATMDEGGRGLFLVAQISGRWGTRYTRTGKIIWSEQPLPEH from the coding sequence GTGCGGTCACTGAAGGGCAATCGCCCGCGCAGCGTCGCCCGGCAGGTGTTCGTCCTGCAGGTGGCGGTCGTGGTGCTGCTCGCCGCAGGTGCGGTGCTGGCACTGGTGCTCCAGTCGCGCCACGACATCGACCGCGAGGCCCGCAGCCGGTCCGTGGCGGTCGCCGAGACCTTCGCCCGCTCGCTCGGGCTGCAAGAGGCCCTCCGTTCCCCCGATCCCTCCGCGATCCTCCAGCCGCTCGCGGAGTCGACGCGCAAGGCCACCGGGGTGGACTTCATCGTGGTGATGGACACCGAGGGGATCCGCTACACCCACCCTCTGCCCGACCGCATCGGCAAGCGGTTCGTGGGGACGATCGCGCCCTCGCTCGCCGGCCGCGTCTACACGGAGAGCGTCGACGGTCCGCTGGGCAACGAGATCCAGGCCGTGGTGCCGGTGGTCGACGGCGACGGCCGGGTCGTCGCACTGGTCTCGGCCGGCCTCACCGTGAAGAGCGTCACCGGAGTGGTCCACCGGCAACTCCCCGTGATCCTCGGCGTCAGCGCGGCCGGCCTCGCCCTGGCCACCGGGGGCGCGGCACTGATCAGCAGACGCCTCCGGCGCCAGACCCACGGCCTCGGCCCGCTGGAGATGACACGGATGTACGAGCACCACGACGCGGTGCTGCACGCCGTACGCGAGGGGGTGCTGATCACCGACGGCGCGGGGCGGCTCCTGCTCGCGAACGACGAGGCGAAGCGGCTCCTGCGGCTCGCCCCCGATGCCGAAGGGGCCCTCATCCGGGACCTGCCCGGCCTCGATCGGCAGGTGTCCGAACTCCTGCTGTCCCGTCGGGAGGCCACCGACGAGGTGCACGAGGCCGGCGACCGGCTGCTGGTGATCAGCCAGAGGCCCACCCGGCCCGGCGGCGGGCCCGAGGGAGCGGCCGTCACCATCCGGGACTCCACCGAAATGCGCGTGCTCAGCGCACGGGCCGACGCGGCCCACAGACGGCTGAAGCTGCTGTACGACGCCGGCACCGGCATCGGCACCACCCTCGACGTGGAGCGGACGGCCCAGGAACTCGCCGACGTCGCCGTGCCGCGCTTCGCGGACTTCGTGACCGTGGACCTGGCCGAGAGCGTGCTGCACGGGGACGAGCCCACCCCGGACGCGGAGCTGCGCCGGACCGGGGTGAGCGGCATCCGCGACGATGCGCCCCTCTATCCGCGCGGCAGGCTGATCGACTTCCTGCCGTCCACACCGCAGGCCCGCGGCTTCACCAGCGGCCGGGCCGAGGTGGTGCCCGACCTCGCCGACGCGCCCGGCTGGCAGGCCCAGGACCCGCAGCGGACCCGGAAGATCGTCGAGTTCGGGATCCACTCCCTGATCACCGCCCCCCTCACGGCCCGCGGGGTCACGCTCGGCGTGGCCAACTTCTGGCGCTCGCGGAAACCGGAACCCTTCAATGACGAGGACCTCTCGCTCGCCGAAGAGCTCGTGGCACGGGCCGGCGTCACCATCGACAACGCCCGCCGCTACACCCGTGAGCACGCCCTGGCCGTGACGCTCCAGCACAGCCTGCTGCCGCGCGAGCTGCCCGAGCAGACCGCCGTGGAGGTGGCGCACTACTATCTGCCCGCCCACTCCGGCGTCGGCGGCGACTGGTTCGACGTGATCCCGCTTCCCGGCAGCCGGGTCGCCCTGGTCGTGGGTGACGTCGTCGGCCACGGACTGCGCGCCGCGGCGACCATGGGCCAGCTGCGTACGGCCGTGCTCAACTTCTCGTCCCTGGACCTTCCTCCCGACGAGCTGCTGGCGCGCCTGGACGACCTCGTCCAGTACATCGACCAGAGCGGGGAGGGCGTCGGCACCGACGGCGAATTGATCGGAGCGACCTGCCTGTACGCCGTGTACGACGCGGTGACACAGCGGTGCACGATGGCCCGCGCGGGGCACGTGCCACCGTTCGTGGTGCGTCCCGACGGATCGGCGCAGATGCCCGACCTGCCCCCGGGCGCACCGTTGGGGCTCGGCGGATTCCCCTTCGAGTCGGCGGAGCTGGACCTGAGCGAGGGCTCGCAGCTGGTGCTGTACACCGACGGCCTGATCGAGACCCCGGGCCGTGACATCGACGAGGGGCTCGAGCTGCTCCGCTCGGCACTCTCCCACGCGGGTCCGGGGCCCCACGAGACCTGCCGGGCCGTCCTGAAGGGGGTGATGCCGGTACGCCCGAAGGACGACGTGGCCGTCCTCATCGCGCAGACGCACGCGCTGGCCGCGGACCGCATCGCCGACTGGGAGGTGCCGTTCGAGCCGACCGCCGTGGGGGGCGTGCGGGCCCGCGCCGTGGAGAAGCTCGAGGAATGGGGCCTCTCCGAGCTCGCCTTCGGCACGGAACTCGTACTGAGCGAGCTCGTCACGAACGCCATCCGGCACGGCGGCGCACCGGTCCGTGTACGGCTGCTCAACGACGGCAGGCTGCTGACCTGCGAAGTCTCCGACGGCAGCAGCACCTCACCCCACCTGCGGTACGCCGCGACCATGGACGAAGGGGGTCGTGGGCTCTTCCTGGTGGCTCAGATCAGCGGCCGATGGGGCACCCGTTACACGCGCACCGGGAAGATCATCTGGTCCGAGCAGCCGCTGCCGGAACACTGA